One genomic region from Armatimonadota bacterium encodes:
- the uvrA gene encoding excinuclease ABC subunit UvrA gives EGQRRYVESLSAYARQFLGRMEKPEVDYIEGLSPAIAIDQKGTSHNPRSTVGTITEIYDYLRLLFARVGHPHCPKCGREIAQQTVEQMADAIMALPEGTRIQVLAPVVRGRKGEYRHVFEDIRKEGYVRVRVDGKTYEVTDDIELDRYKQHWIDVVVDRLIVKPGIEKRLADSVEAALKMGQGTVGIDVIDGEEMLFSENFACTECGISLGEIAPRNFSFNSPYGACPDCHGLGTHTELDPNLIIPDKNLSIEEGAIAPLRRAVSEYYPALLSGLAEALGFSTRTPIRELTNEQINAILYGTDHAVCVTFRNRYGRIRRFETTYEGIVNILDRRYKETTSQIVREETERYMSTRKCPSCNGLRLKPESLAVTINGMNISEVSALTVEQAYRYFDEIKLSEREYAIARQVIKEIKTRLGFLINVGLNYLTLDRPAATLAGGEAQRIRLATQIGSGLMGVIYILDEPSIGLHQRDNRKLIDTLIKLRDLGNTIIVVEHDEETIRSADHIIDIGPGAGERGGWIVVSGTLEDVIKHKDSVTGQYLSGVKRIPVPRKRRKPSGEFIEIKGARQHNLKNINVKFPLGTFICVTGVSGSGKSTLLQETLYPRLMYQLHGSHGSWGDHDEITGIEHIDKIIDIDQSPIGRTPRSNPATYTGAFDLIRDLFASTPDARVRGYKPGRFSFNVKGGRCEACRGDGIIKIEMHFLPDVYVPCEVCKGKRYNRETLEVRYKGKNIADVLDMTVSTALEFFKNIPSITRRLQTIHDVGLDYIKLGQPATTLSGGEAQRVKLAAELSKRSTGRTLYILDEPTTGLHFADIQKLLDVLNRLVDAGNTVIVIEHNLDVIKSADYIIDLGPEGGENGGQVIACGTPEEVSRVEASYTGQFLKRVLNVSQ, from the coding sequence GAAGGTCAGCGACGTTATGTGGAATCGCTTTCAGCCTACGCCAGGCAGTTTCTGGGTAGAATGGAAAAACCAGAGGTGGATTATATTGAGGGACTCAGTCCGGCGATTGCAATCGACCAGAAGGGAACCAGCCATAATCCCCGTTCTACCGTAGGTACCATCACCGAAATTTACGATTATCTGCGCCTGTTATTTGCCAGGGTAGGACATCCCCATTGCCCGAAATGCGGCAGGGAGATCGCCCAGCAAACCGTTGAGCAAATGGCGGACGCGATTATGGCTCTTCCTGAAGGGACTAGGATACAAGTTCTAGCGCCTGTGGTTCGCGGCAGAAAGGGCGAGTACAGACATGTATTCGAGGACATCCGAAAGGAAGGCTATGTGCGCGTTCGTGTAGACGGGAAGACCTACGAAGTAACCGATGACATCGAGCTTGACAGGTATAAGCAACATTGGATAGACGTCGTCGTTGACCGTCTCATTGTTAAGCCGGGGATTGAAAAGCGGTTGGCAGATTCTGTTGAAGCCGCGCTTAAGATGGGGCAGGGCACGGTTGGCATTGACGTCATTGACGGCGAGGAGATGCTTTTCTCTGAAAATTTTGCCTGCACCGAGTGCGGGATTAGCCTCGGGGAGATTGCACCAAGGAACTTCTCGTTCAACAGTCCATACGGCGCTTGCCCCGACTGCCACGGGTTGGGAACGCATACAGAGCTTGACCCAAACCTTATCATACCGGACAAAAATCTTTCCATTGAGGAAGGCGCAATTGCACCGCTCCGCAGGGCAGTTAGCGAGTATTACCCGGCTTTGCTCTCTGGGTTGGCTGAGGCTCTAGGCTTCTCTACGCGGACTCCCATTAGGGAGCTCACCAATGAACAAATCAACGCAATCCTTTACGGTACTGATCACGCCGTTTGCGTAACGTTCAGAAATCGTTATGGGCGGATAAGGCGGTTTGAAACGACGTACGAAGGGATTGTAAACATCCTGGACCGACGTTACAAAGAGACGACCTCGCAGATTGTGCGCGAGGAGACGGAGAGATACATGTCTACGCGGAAGTGTCCTTCGTGCAACGGACTGCGTCTGAAGCCGGAGAGCCTTGCGGTAACAATCAACGGCATGAACATATCGGAGGTGAGCGCCCTTACTGTTGAGCAAGCCTATCGCTACTTCGACGAGATTAAACTTAGCGAGCGGGAATACGCAATCGCGCGGCAGGTCATAAAAGAGATTAAGACTAGGCTGGGTTTTCTTATTAACGTCGGGCTCAACTACCTCACGCTCGACCGTCCCGCCGCCACGTTGGCGGGTGGAGAGGCGCAGAGGATTCGTCTAGCGACGCAGATTGGCTCTGGACTGATGGGCGTCATTTATATACTCGATGAGCCGAGCATTGGACTGCATCAGCGCGACAATAGAAAGCTGATAGACACTCTTATCAAGCTGAGGGACCTCGGCAACACAATCATCGTGGTTGAACATGACGAGGAGACCATCCGCAGTGCGGACCACATAATTGACATAGGACCTGGCGCAGGCGAGCGAGGCGGGTGGATTGTCGTTTCTGGCACGCTGGAAGACGTTATCAAGCATAAGGACTCAGTTACAGGGCAGTACCTCAGCGGCGTCAAGAGGATTCCCGTTCCTCGAAAGCGGAGGAAGCCAAGCGGTGAGTTCATTGAAATCAAAGGTGCACGGCAGCACAATCTTAAGAATATTAACGTAAAATTTCCTCTGGGGACTTTCATTTGCGTCACTGGCGTGTCCGGCTCTGGTAAGAGCACGCTCCTTCAAGAAACGCTTTACCCGCGGCTTATGTATCAGTTGCACGGTTCTCACGGCTCTTGGGGCGACCATGATGAGATTACGGGAATTGAGCACATTGATAAGATAATTGATATAGACCAGTCTCCCATTGGTAGAACGCCGCGCTCAAACCCTGCAACTTACACCGGAGCGTTTGATTTAATCCGCGACCTTTTTGCAAGCACTCCGGACGCGCGTGTTAGGGGCTACAAACCGGGCCGCTTCAGCTTCAACGTAAAAGGCGGAAGGTGTGAAGCGTGTCGGGGCGATGGCATCATCAAAATAGAGATGCACTTCCTTCCTGATGTGTATGTGCCCTGCGAAGTATGCAAGGGGAAGCGGTATAATAGGGAGACGTTGGAGGTAAGATACAAGGGGAAGAACATCGCCGACGTTTTGGACATGACTGTCAGCACTGCCCTCGAGTTCTTCAAGAACATCCCCTCGATTACACGGCGGTTGCAGACAATTCATGACGTTGGGTTGGATTATATAAAGCTTGGGCAACCAGCGACAACGCTTTCTGGCGGCGAGGCACAGCGGGTGAAACTTGCCGCAGAGCTTTCTAAAAGAAGCACAGGGCGGACGCTCTACATACTAGACGAGCCGACGACTGGCCTTCACTTTGCGGACATCCAAAAACTGCTCGATGTATTGAATCGGTTGGTAGATGCTGGGAATACTGTTATCGTAATCGAGCACAACCTTGACGTAATAAAAAGTGCGGACTACATCATTGACCTTGGACCCGAGGGCGGCGAAAACGGCGGGCAGGTGATTGCATGCGGAACGCCGGAGGAAGTTTCGAGAGTTGAGGCTTCATACACCGGACAGTTCTTGAAGCGTGTGCTGAACGTCTCGCAGTAG
- the uvrC gene encoding excinuclease ABC subunit UvrC, with product MNADLEKKLAHVPAKPGAYMMKDERGEVIYVGKAASLRARVRSYFQKGQMHPAKVSAMVAKVADVDWLVTDSEVEALMLECNLIKQHRPRYNVRLRDDKHYPYLCVTLSEPFPRVIITRRSKQDGNKYFGPYTNSEAVRDTQRLIRKVFKIRSCNKKLSGSEQDRPCLNFHLEQCLSPCSGKIGAEEYAILVRDTCLFLEGRHESLVKRMVEEMEQAAENLEFERAARLRDQIEAINKVVERQKIISTAHAEQDVISLATKNGTACVQVFFIRSGRLIGQETFFMEGITDETAEHALEEFVKQYYGRGAAVPPEILISHELPDRKVIEEWLKIKRGGAVRLTYPRRGEKKKIVEMAAVNAALAAEREAELSAEDESRKMEMMEALKEVLELPNIPRRIEAYDISNIQGMQAVGSMVVFEDGMPAKSDYRRFKIKTINQPDDYGMMREVLRRRFAKKEEERFANLPDLLLIDGGRGQLNAALEVLSEAGLTIPVVGLAKQFEEIYIPERPEPILLPLDSKALHLLQQIRDEAHRFALAYHQKLREKKAKKSLLDDIPGIGPKRRRALIKHFGSVVAIKQASIEDLLKVPGITKPIAEEIHERLKNS from the coding sequence ATGAACGCAGACCTAGAGAAGAAATTAGCCCACGTGCCTGCGAAGCCTGGGGCATATATGATGAAAGACGAGCGTGGAGAGGTCATCTACGTTGGAAAAGCCGCCTCGCTTCGTGCGCGCGTCCGCTCATATTTCCAAAAAGGGCAGATGCATCCTGCGAAGGTGTCGGCAATGGTTGCAAAGGTTGCCGACGTTGATTGGCTGGTTACCGACAGCGAAGTTGAGGCGCTGATGCTCGAATGCAACCTAATCAAACAGCATCGGCCGCGCTACAACGTGCGCCTGCGGGACGACAAGCATTATCCCTACTTGTGCGTAACTTTAAGCGAACCTTTCCCCCGCGTAATCATAACTCGCCGGTCGAAGCAGGATGGAAACAAGTATTTTGGGCCCTATACGAACTCGGAAGCCGTGCGGGACACCCAGCGTCTAATTCGGAAGGTCTTCAAGATACGAAGTTGCAACAAAAAGCTTAGTGGTTCTGAGCAAGATAGGCCGTGTTTGAACTTCCATCTTGAGCAGTGCCTTTCTCCTTGTTCGGGGAAGATTGGCGCTGAGGAATACGCCATCCTGGTTCGCGACACCTGCCTATTTCTCGAAGGGCGGCATGAATCGCTGGTGAAGCGGATGGTCGAGGAAATGGAGCAGGCGGCTGAAAATCTTGAGTTTGAGAGAGCGGCTCGTCTGCGGGACCAAATCGAAGCTATTAACAAGGTAGTTGAAAGGCAGAAGATAATCAGCACTGCGCATGCGGAGCAAGACGTTATCTCTCTGGCGACCAAGAATGGAACGGCGTGCGTCCAAGTTTTCTTTATTAGGTCTGGGCGTCTCATTGGGCAGGAAACGTTTTTCATGGAGGGGATAACCGATGAGACGGCTGAGCATGCGTTGGAGGAATTTGTCAAGCAGTATTACGGCAGGGGCGCGGCTGTTCCACCGGAGATACTCATTTCCCACGAACTTCCGGACAGAAAAGTCATTGAGGAGTGGCTGAAGATTAAGCGGGGTGGGGCGGTTCGTCTGACTTACCCGCGGCGTGGTGAGAAGAAGAAGATTGTGGAGATGGCGGCGGTCAATGCGGCGCTTGCCGCGGAACGGGAGGCAGAGCTCTCTGCCGAGGATGAATCACGCAAGATGGAAATGATGGAGGCGTTGAAGGAAGTATTGGAGCTACCCAATATTCCGCGTCGCATTGAGGCATACGATATCTCAAATATCCAAGGTATGCAAGCAGTTGGGTCAATGGTTGTCTTCGAGGACGGAATGCCTGCGAAGTCGGACTACCGCCGTTTCAAGATTAAAACAATAAATCAACCGGATGACTATGGGATGATGCGCGAAGTTCTCCGGCGAAGATTTGCAAAGAAAGAGGAAGAAAGATTCGCCAATTTGCCGGATCTTCTGTTGATTGATGGCGGGAGAGGCCAGCTAAACGCCGCTCTAGAGGTGCTTTCGGAGGCGGGGCTGACGATTCCGGTTGTTGGGCTGGCGAAGCAGTTCGAGGAAATCTACATCCCCGAAAGGCCTGAGCCGATACTTCTTCCACTTGATTCGAAGGCACTGCATCTCTTGCAGCAAATCCGCGATGAGGCTCACAGATTTGCGCTAGCGTATCACCAAAAGCTTCGAGAGAAGAAGGCAAAGAAATCACTGCTTGACGACATTCCAGGGATTGGGCCGAAGCGTCGTAGGGCGCTCATAAAACATTTTGGTTCGGTTGTGGCTATAAAGCAAGCTAGCATCGAGGACCTTCTCAAGGTGCCCGGCATAACCAAACCGATTGCAGAGGAAATACACGAACGGTTAAAGAATAGTTAA
- a CDS encoding methylated-DNA--[protein]-cysteine S-methyltransferase — protein MTKKIYRLIHTCFGWVGLLGDANGRICRLSLPAATRDEAYCRLIKGTSELAIESDSDFDLIAEQIIRYFNGETVNFNCEVDLSGQNEFDRLVWDATSEIGYGDVRSYAWVAERIGKVGAYRAVGQSLAKNPIPLIIPCHRVIKSNGELGGFSGGVDMKARLLELERAAVV, from the coding sequence ATGACCAAAAAGATATACAGATTGATACACACTTGTTTTGGCTGGGTTGGATTGCTTGGAGATGCCAACGGCCGCATTTGCAGGCTTTCGCTTCCGGCAGCTACAAGGGATGAGGCTTATTGTAGGCTAATTAAAGGAACGAGTGAGCTTGCTATCGAATCAGATAGTGATTTTGATTTAATTGCTGAGCAAATCATTCGTTATTTTAATGGGGAGACTGTTAACTTCAATTGTGAGGTTGATTTAAGCGGGCAGAATGAATTTGACCGCCTTGTTTGGGATGCCACATCGGAGATTGGGTATGGAGATGTTAGGTCATACGCTTGGGTTGCTGAAAGGATTGGAAAGGTGGGAGCTTACCGCGCGGTCGGTCAATCGCTTGCCAAAAACCCAATCCCGCTTATAATCCCATGTCACCGCGTGATAAAATCAAATGGCGAGCTGGGCGGATTTAGTGGTGGCGTTGACATGAAGGCAAGACTGCTTGAATTAGAACGTGCGGCAGTTGTGTAG
- a CDS encoding phage holin family protein, whose amino-acid sequence MKGLAIRWLISVIALYAAAFLAQKVGLEIRLTGAFSALLAVVVLGIINALIRPIVVILTLPLNCLTLGIFTFLINGLMFWLAGQLVPGFVVKGPLAALFGSVVMGIISGLANNLIGHRK is encoded by the coding sequence ATGAAAGGCTTAGCGATTAGGTGGCTAATTAGCGTGATTGCTTTGTATGCAGCTGCGTTTTTGGCTCAGAAGGTTGGATTGGAAATTCGACTTACTGGTGCGTTTTCAGCTTTGCTTGCGGTTGTAGTTCTTGGTATTATAAATGCTCTAATCAGGCCCATTGTAGTAATCCTCACGCTCCCGTTGAATTGCCTAACGCTTGGGATATTTACGTTTCTTATAAACGGCTTGATGTTTTGGCTTGCCGGCCAGCTTGTTCCCGGTTTTGTAGTGAAGGGGCCGCTTGCGGCATTGTTCGGCTCCGTTGTAATGGGAATAATCAGCGGCTTGGCGAATAATCTAATTGGACATAGGAAGTAG